The Aphis gossypii isolate Hap1 unplaced genomic scaffold, ASM2018417v2 Contig00552, whole genome shotgun sequence genome has a segment encoding these proteins:
- the LOC126554604 gene encoding uncharacterized protein LOC126554604, with translation MDEFTVGVLIEWGFEELIDTFKDEEIGKDEFMSLTELMVKELIPKMGKRASFYKKLTRLKKFKILYNMNVNIIDKSVTGTLIESIKCTEASIPAAIAISPSVPEDQMNEHVDNVNISNITNFEIYEDDLFGNTLLESNDQAIISPFIGGSSQETEKNVINHIGTSKNNCHQSLSTNEIVENAKNYVSDILNKYSDGKVVLNYYDSIGTLNQYTRNCLSSIIIKHEIQQSIKIEKKRFSLLAKGIEQLFPCETGETYFTPYFKDGNNVHPMRGKLYDKYCNLRKQIKQINPSKVIVTSQSVENDILIDDAECKEKILWLKNNTLPTQTLHKYWTETSNYRLKIKENCIDIYPAFKSPTGHLLIEIDFQTLYPGKEKLLFLKFDIFKVKLINYIDKLKKRFSLQDESTLLSELKTPSRPGNDNISVLKLLPQLFQPLTIKLDKKRKIDGKHSIWRPSKAEQADSFVLFIPDVSELRNVHAQKIEKAIQYGTTLQPYIVIVDDNDIYAVINSIYYKLETPLKALDVCYKSYFALNLHYPQESEQIWLFIQNYFFDTTLKSDKHVLFVKTFINDLNNI, from the exons ATGGATGAATTTACTGTTGGCGTGCTGATTGAATGGGGATTTGAAGAATTGATTGATACGTTtaaag ATGAGGAAATTGGTAAAGATGAGTTTATGTCATTAACAGAACTAATGGTTAAAGAATTAATACCAAAGATGGGTAAACGtgcatcattttataaaaaattaactaggcTAAAGAAATTCAA gatattatataatatgaatgtcaATATAATTGACAAATCAGTCACTGGAACACTTAtt GAATCAATCAAATGTACTGAAGCATCTATACCTGCAGCTATTGCAATATCACCTTCAGTGCCAGAGGATCAAATGA acGAACATGtagataatgtaaatatatctaatataaccAACTTTGAGATTTATGAAGATGATTTATTTGGTAACACTCTACTTGAATCTAATGATCAAGCAATAATATCACCATTTATAGGTGGTAGTTCTCAAG agactgaaaaaaatgtgatCAACCATATTGGCACTTCAAAGAATAATTGCCATCAGTCATTAAGTACTAATGAAATTGTTGag aatgctaaaaattatgttagtgACATACTCAATAAATATAGTGATGGCAAAGtagtacttaattattatgattctaTTGGcacattaaatcaatatacaaGAAATTGTTTGTCTTCCATCATTATTAAACATGAAATCCAACAGTctatcaaaattgaaaaaaaaagattttcacTATTAGCCAAAG gtattgaacaattatttcCATGTGAGACTGGAGAAACCTATTTTACCCCTTATTTTAAAGATGGAAATAATGTACACCCAATGAGAGGGAAATTATATGACAAATATTGTAATCTGCGAAagcaaattaaacaaataaatccaTCGAAAGTTATTGTAACATCACAGTCTGtagaaaatgatattttaattgatgatGCCG agtgtaaagaaaaaatattgtggcTTAAGAATAATACACTACCTACCCAGACTCTACATAAATATTGGACTGAAACATCAAATTAtagattgaaaataaaagaaaattgtattgacaTTTATCCTGCCTTTAAAAGTCCTACTGGTCATTTATTA attGAAATAGATTTCCAGACTTTGTACCCTGGAaaagaaaaacttttattcCTTAAGTTTGACATATTTAAAGTCAAGTTAATCAACTATattgataaactaaaaaaacgtttttcatTACAAGACGAGTCTACATTACTTTCCGAACTTAAAACCCCATCAAGGCctg GTAATGATAACATATCTGTCCTCAAACTTTTGCCGCAACTTTTTCAACCATTAACAATCAAGTTGGacaaaaaacgtaaaatagaCGGCAAACATTCAATTTGGAGACCATCGAAGGCTGAACAAGCAGattcttttgttttatttatacct gaTGTCTCTGAATTAAGAAATGTCCATGcccaaaaaatagaaaaagcaATTCAATATGGTACAACATTGCAGCCTTATATAGTAATCGTTGATGACAATGACATTTATGCTGTGATCAacagcatatattataagttagaaACACCGTTAAAGGCATTAGATGTTTGTTACAAATCTTATTTTGCTCTTAACTTACACTATCCTCAAGAAAGTGAACAGATTTGGTTGTTTATCCAAAACTATTTCTTCGATACAACGCTCAAGTCAgataaacatgttttatttgttaaaacatttataaacgatttaaataacatataa
- the LOC126554603 gene encoding uncharacterized protein LOC126554603: MGVLIHPKMVEIGYRLNDKLRNGRVIFEPKTVTMSFIPLRSVLKMLFQDCNLFHVILEFMNNLNSNSGCNTISNFVQSQLWQRSHAGNNKLGAVYVSLPCLPPELASSLENILLVQLFTSNDRQEFGNQVIFAELISELNFLENVGIDILYNDKMYRVFFSLGLILGDNLGLHSILGFSESFVARFPCRFCKSPKLDCHNQVTQVDGMLRNKTNYDEDISINNITLTGLKELCVFNQINSFHVTQNFAVDIMHDILEGVCKYDIVDTLNNRIESFNYGSIDIRNRPPLLSTALLKNGLIKMSASEMLRFTKYFALIVGDLIPLNSEIWTPYYNT; this comes from the exons atggGAGTTTTAATTCATCCAAAAATGGTTGAAATTGGGTATAGATTAAATGATAAGCTGAGAAATGGCCGTGTTATATTTGAACCTAAGACAGTTACAATGTCTTTTATTCCATTGAGGTCTgttcttaaaatgttattccAAGATTGCAATTTATTTCATGTGATTCTTGAATTTATGAACAACTTAAATTCTAATTCAGGATGTAATACTATTTCTAATTTTGTTCAATCACAATTGTggcaaa GATCCCATGCAGGAAATAATAAACTAGGTGCTGTTTATGTATCCTTGCCATGTTTGCCTCCTGAATTGGCATCTTCATTGGAAAATATACTCTTGGTACAGTTATTTACATCCAATGATAGACAAGAATTTGGAAATCAAGTTATTTTTGCAGAACTTATatctgaattaaattttttagagaATGTAGggattgatatattatataatgataaaatgtatagagtaTTCTTTTCTTTAGGCTTAATTTTGGGTGACAACTTAGGTTTGCACTCAATACTAGGCTTTAGTGAAAGTTTTGTCGCGCGATTTCCCTGTCGTTTTTGTAAATCACCAAAACTAGATTGTCATAATCAAGTTACTCAAGTCGATGGAATGCtaagaaataaaactaattatgatGAGGACatatcaataaacaatattactcTTACTGGTCTTAAAGAACTATGTGttttcaatcaaataaattcatttcatGTGACTCAGAATTTTGCAGTTGATATTATGCATGATATTTTGGAAGGCGtatgtaaatatgatatag ttgatactttaaataatagaattgaATCTTTTAATTACGGATCAATTGATATTCGTAACAGACCACCTCTTTTATCAACTGctctattaaaaaatggtttaataaaaatgtctgcAAGTGAAATGCTTCGTTTTACAAAGTATTTTGCTTTAATTGTAGGAGATTTAATACCATTGAATTCAGAAATTTG GACGCCTTATTACAATACATGA
- the LOC126554605 gene encoding zinc finger MYM-type protein 1-like translates to MSDIRHFLQKKRKIESISSSINEGNNDIGNLSTNSSNSSQQKEVPRLLHQLTVGANKLDIGLYLNSYVDDELRLKLLKDSWVPPKTYDFKKDLTNDSTRAHENSIWHKDAINTSQHFLNSKERKQLSVHEQIDSAFNREIEENRVKLCSIISSIVFCAKHDLPLRGKNDEGSVFTDLLQFRVESGDEVLNKHLKSGAKNALYISHEVQNELIKTCANVLRQNIIEEVKLSSVFSVLADETGDISGTEQLSIDVRYLFYDVKFHKHKICEEFLGYSPLTKLDSKSIAKTIIEFLESCNLDLNRLVGQGYDGCATMAGHISGVQKLINEAYPMALFFHCASHVLNLVFNDLNNVSEVRNTTGIIKEIINFFRESTLSRKIIPNIPLLCGTRWSAKYKSIRIFAGNFIVIVKALEELSKSTANAKTKIKSYQFFTAATTPVFIVTLQVIAVYSAKFESVCNLLQQVNMNLKTVNNHITKLVDILQLYRNDSSIEFTVLFAKSKEIAEELDVEIRPPRVAARQSQRSNYSSTNHEEFFRISIFVPYLESVISSLKDRFSKIHNQSFSLMDLHPYAMKNMSKEQFICTSNDIVKLYGNILSSNL, encoded by the exons atgagtgACATACGACATTTTTTGCAAAAGAAACGTAAGATAGAATCAATTTCATCAAGTATAAATGAAGGCAATAATGACATAGGTAATTTAAGTACTAATAGTTCTAATAGTAGCCAACAAAAAGAAGTGCCACGACTCCTTCATCAGTTGACTGTTGGTgctaataaattagatattggACTGTATTTGAATTCCTATGTTGATGACGAATTACGTTTAAAGTTATTGAAGGACTCCTGGGTTCCTCCAAAAACATATGACTTCAAAAAAGATTTGACCAACGACTCTACGAGA GCTCATGAAAATAGTATTTGGCATAAAGACGCAATTAATACgtcacaacattttttaaactcaaaagAGAGAAAACAATTGAGTGTTCATGAGCAAATAGATTCGGCATTTAATAGAGAAATAGAAGAAAACAGGGTGAAACTTTGTTCTATCATATCGTCAATCGTATTTTGTGCAAAGCACGATCTTCCACTAAGAGGTAAAAATGACGAAGGTTCCGTTTTTACAGATTTATTACAATTCCGTGTCGAATCAGGGGATGAAGTTTTGAATAAGCATTTAAAGTCTGGAGCTAAAAATGCGTTGTATATCTCACATGAAGTTCAAAATGAACTAATTAAAACTTGTGCTAATGTActtagacaaaatattattgaagaagTGAAACTTTCATCTGTTTTTTCGGTCTTAGCTGACGAGACTGGCGATATAAGTGGCACCGAACAATTGTCAATAGATGTTCGGTATTTGTTTTACGACGTTAAGTTTCATAAACACAAAATTTGTGAAGAATTTCTTGGTTACTCGCCTCTTACAAAACTAGATTCTAAATCCATTGCCAAAACCATCATTGAATTTTTAGAAAGTTGTAATTTAGATTTGAATCGACTTGTGGGCCAAGGATATGATGGATGCGCTACAATGGCTGGACATATAAGTGgcgttcaaaaattaattaatgaagcTTATCCTATGGCACTATTCTTCCATTGTGCTAGTCACGTATTGAATCttgtattcaatgatttaaataacgtAAGTGAAGTAAGAAATACAACCGGGatcataaaagaaataataaatttttttagagagAGCACATTGAGTAGAAAAATTATTCCCAATATTCCTTTACTTTGTGGAACTCGTTGGTCAGCAAAATATAAGAGTATTAGAATTTTTGCTggcaattttattgttattgtaaaagCTTTGGAAGAACTATCAAAAAGTACAGCAAAtgcaaaaaccaaaattaaatcttatcaATTCTTTACTGCTGCTACTACAccagtttttattgttacattgCAAGTAATAGCTGTTTATTCCGCTAAATTTGAATCAGTATGCAATCTACTTCAACAAGttaatatgaatttgaaaACAGTGAACAATCACATAACCAAACTAGTTGATATTTTGCAGTTGTATAGAAATGATTCGTCGATCGAATTTACCGTATTATTTGCAAAATCTAAAGAAATCGCTGAAGAACTTGATGTTGAAATACGTCCACCTAGAGTAGCTGCACGACAAAGTCAAAGATCAAATTATTCATCTACAAACCATGAAGAGTTTTTCAGAATATCCATTTTCGTTCCTTATCTAGAATCAGTTATATCATCATTAAAAGATCGTTTTTCTAAAATTCACAATCAATCATTTTCTCTAATGGATCTTCATCCCTATGCTATGAAAAACATGAGTAAAGAACAGTTTATTTGCACATCAAATGATATTGTAAAACTGTATGGAAATATTTTGTCATCAAATTTGTAA